aagttttaaaGAAACGGCTGATGTACTAATTAACGGCAAATTCAAAAGTCCAAAAACGTAGCCCACTTATTTATAATTCAATCAATGAACGAGTGTACAATGGGACATACCCGGAAACGAAGCGTCCCCAGAGGTGGATGGGCGTACGGAATGCTATGAAAGCCAAAGAACGAGTTGCCCTCAAAGCTGGTCTCGATTCGTCCCAGAACTGCTCCAATGCCAGTGAGCACAATCACTCCTTGAGCCATCGGAACCAGGAGGACCAAAGCCAAGGTCAACCTCGACGACAATGTCCCCATGTTCCTCCAATAGGTCCGTCACTGTACTAAAAATGACTGCTTGGGTGGTGCTTTAATCAAAACTACGCTATTGCGAGTTTGGCCAAGAAGTAATAGCTTTTATGCTGAAGAGTCTCGAAGAATTGAGGGAAGGAGCTCAAACAATGATTGTGCCGAACGCAATGTTGGCGGAGAGAACAAATCACTGAGTAATCAAGGCCAAGGTTGTGCAAAGAAGATGACCGAGTTCACCGAACATTGCTTCAGTTGATCTGATAAGACTAGTTAATAATGGAGGTACGTGAAGTGTGACAAATTATAGGGAGAGTCTCTTTGAATCTTGGGTAATATGGTATTGCTGATGTTTGCTTTTCAGACGTTGATTCAAATCCAAAGTGTATTCGGAAAGGATAATCTATGCATGATTTAGAAATTCTTGGGTAAGCAATTATATACACGTTCTCGAGTTTCattccaaatacaaaaaaaaatcaatttcaaatcatccATTGCAAGATAAACCGTACAATAAAAACACCTCAAGTCCATGGCTTGTTTTGGAAgcacaaagaagaaaaacataattccagatatttgttttaaaacCTGACAATATATTTCAACATGAACGAACTGACTGAacttttgattggttttgagGATCATTGGAATGGCGGCGACTGGCCCTCAAGGCAATTTAGGCTTGTCTAAAGCCATAGTATAGGTAGGGTTGTTGAGCTTGCTgttgtggctgttgttgttgataacCGTAAACAGGGgcaaattgttgttgttgttgctggtATTGTTGGGCGGGAACGGGAGCAAATTGTCGTTGAGCAGCCTCAGGAACGGGTGCCACGGGTGCCTCGGGGGTGGGGAATCGGGCCTTGACCTTTTCGATAATGTTGGAGAGAGCTGGAGCACCTCGTTGGATCAAATTGGCCGAGCCTTCAATTTGGCTAATGACAGCTATAAAGAACAAATAATAATGTGTAACATGTCCCCTTGTCTGGCAAGTTTGATCCATTGACTACGTTGCGTTAAAATCGAATCAATCTTCAGTTGATTGTTTGCTACAATCATATTATAAATTGCGAAACCTCGAGGAGAAGAACGAACGGGttcaaaaatggattcaatATCCAGAGCCTCTGAGCCTCTTGATATGGAGAGTAGCCTCTGGTTCAATTCTTGAGAAGCCTCACTTACCGTCAAAGTTGTTGTCGGGAATGGCACTGGGATCGGCGCCAAAGAGCTCAGCCAGTTCCTTCAggtcgactttcttcaaaagctcAGCCACTTTGAGGGTAGCTTGGGCAGCATTGTCGGCAGAGGCCTGAATCTGAGGGGGTTCCAGGGCCAAAAGCTCAGGGTTTTGTTGGAATTGGTAGTTGAACTCTCCTTCCTTGGGTTGGTATCGATACTGGAAGTTCTCTTGAGCCAGAACTCCGGAGCTCAACAGAAGCATCTATAACAGAGAGGAGAACAATGAAGCACCACTCATAGGGTCTCGTTCTCTTGAATGCGCCATTTTCTGTCTTACACAAGTGAGGGCCAACATATTGGTTGAGGTTGAGGTGTTGTGGAGGTGATGAAGCAAACTAGTTCACTGATGCTCTTTCAACTCATCCTGTTGTCTTATATATGGTTTTCAATCGCACCAATCGAGTTTCCCTCGCATGATTTGGAGTGGTCTAGATAATACATACCAACGATGAGTGGGGGTTACATAACACGTGGCGTGATTTTGTGAATGGACGACGAATCTCCTTCGAGCAGGCCCAAACGTCAAACGCGGGTTGAATGCCTGGTCTCATAACTTATGAgggttgcttggttgcttggttgcttAGTGGGTTGGTGGAATGTGTGTTGGTATAGAAAAAGACACACTTAGAGGATAGATAATTTCGAGAACGGACATGCCCAAAATGGATTACATATATGAACAATTGGTTGGTACTACAAGCTTTTGATCTCGTGTTTGGCTTCTCCCAGTCAAACAAGATCACAACAAACCCCCCTTGTTATTGTTTAATCTTTACAACTTGAAAGGCTAGAAGCGCCCGGTCTCATTTAGCCATAAACGTACAAGAAATGTTATGAAACACGAATATGTACACCAAATACATATTCATACATAACTACCTACATGACTTTATAACCATATGGCTATCGTGGTTGTTTTAAGCATCATTGATGAGATGCCGTGAGTACATAATCAGATGTATGTTAGATCATGCCCAGCTTTATATGTATCTAAATTTGTTGGACGGTACTTCCAATTCGACTTCAATTGGTGAACTAAAATATGTCTAGTTGTCTTTTGTTTGCACAGGCTACTCAATAGTGCTATTTGTTCAGTAAAAATCTATGGAGAGATAGGTGTGAGTTTCTTGCCAAGGAAGACGAGTAACAAGCCTTTCATGTACCTTGTTAATCAGAAACTTTGGTCTGTCCAATTTCAATGGGACCCGAAAACAAAACATACCATATATTTAAGCTACACTGTTTATTGCTTCCGTATTCAGTAACGAGTAAGCACAGAAGCAAACTTTTTGGGTTGGTCAATACTTCATACAAGTGGTCATTTCTACATCTAGATCTAGACGATCTAGTTTGAATAGGTATGATTTTGCAATGCTTTTCAAGCTGTAAAACATTTTGTATTAGATCTTACGGGATATTGTCCCTCATTTTGCGTGCAAGGTTAACTTGTTGGTCAGGATTTAAATCAGACAGTTCATTTCGATAACTTTAATTAAACAGTTTCagcatcattttttgaaaataacaaGCACGAGCAAACATCTGTTCAAGTGCATGTAGTTAACCCACTTCATTAGAAAACCTGCAAAAAATCCTGTCCTCAAAAGAGAAGCTAAAacacaaagttaaaaaaggcTTAAAATAATTTGGCATTaattcaacaatttcaaaaggGCTTGCAATAATATAATGTGCGGAGGTCTTTGACTCCAGTTTTACCACATTTGTTGAGTTTGCTGTTAAGATTTGTCATCTTTATCCCATTTTCGTCCTTGTAACTGTTCAGTTCCTGGAGCTTTAGGGATATTTCTACATTAAGGTAGAAGAAATGATTAACGTTGTTCAAAACATGCGAATGCATCTGTTGTGgatttcctctccactactcGGAATAGAATCTCGAACAATTACAGACCAAAAAGTATGTATCTTACCTTTCTCTACTATTGTTATATAATATAATATCTGACCCACCAACAAATTAATGCtggtggatctggctaacGTTTGAATGTGTGAGAGATTGATTGGaaactttgatcaaaaacttgtccaagtctgacataaGCAATGTCATTCGATCAACACCTACACACTCCCAACACAAATTTGAGGGCAACGAGTTGACCAATGGAGCAGCCCgacaaagaagagaggaagaCCTCGTTGTTTTAACTAACCTGAGTCCTGCTAAAcattaaagctcttacctcggaggTATCGACGTAATTGATCATCTTTTTTGACTTGTTGAGTTGCTGGATTCATTTGAGGTAGTTCAAAGATAAACAACCTACAGGCTCCTGGGAAAGGCTGCTCCACAGCAATCATCTATTAGAACATAGGTTTGATGAAGAAAATCTCGCCATGAAGAATGGTAGAAATCAAGAAGCTTGTTCGTAAATTTAGTAGTTGTTgtaatggaacaaaaacataaTGAACGAACCTTGAATACAAGCATAGAGAATGGAGCACCAAAGCATAAAAACACCATAAAACTTGAAGTGAAGTAAAGGCATTTTGGAATCGAGTTTTTGTTAAGCTTAAGTTGGTTGACTGGCAATTCAGGTTGGGTGTTCTCTTGACTGTAACATGGTGGTagaaaaatttaaaaaagtaaaacaacGGTATCGGCAACGGAACAGTCTTTTTAGCCTTTCCGTTatcgttactttcttcttttgaccGATTTCTTTAAAGGTTCCGTCTCAAATGTCGAGACCTATTTGGCATAGATATTTGGTGCACTGTTGTAAATGTACAGTGGCGCAAGAGCAGTCAAGAAGTGGGGAAAATTGCCCACCAAAATGTAAAATTATTAAGTTAAATGGACCAGCCTTTGAACGACATAATATAGTTGCAATGTGATATTTTCAAGAAGTGGGGAGAATATCTCGTGAAGAAACAGAAAGAAGCATGGGAAAAGTATGAATAACGAAATGCAAAACATGTTGTGGCACGGCATGCAATTGGGGAACACTAATATTGAATCTGACTCTCCACTCGTCAATCCTTTAGAGCACTGACAAGAAAACCATgtctggattcttggatatggTCGTCTCCTCTCTTCTCGTCTCGCCCCTCTCATCACCGTgctcaaaaagccttatcacGTTTGGAGAAAAATACTCTAATCCATCTTTTTCTGTTATCTACCTCGTAAAACCATGAGAAATACTTTTGATCTGATTAACGAACACAATTTTGGCTCAGATTAAACACTCCATTGCCAAAAGATTACCAAGTTTTGTTTGGACATTTCCAACAAccttcaaaatgactttttaacCACTGTGTCAGTCGTCTCAGCGGTAAGAAGATCATCCAAAAATCCAGGTCTTAgcttttcctttgaaatagGACGTTCtgggcatttcatttgagTACAAAGTTGCATGGAACTTCAAAGCTTTTCCTATCATAGAGTCTGAACATTATGTCAAATGATTGTGCAATGGCTTTTTTGCTGGTAACTTCCAATCCCTTTAAACTTATTTGTCCCTTAGATTTTGTACttattggagaaaaaaatgaaaatctaaaAGAAACAGGTACCTTTGAAGAAAGTTGGCTTGGaacttttttagtttttttaaacgctcgtactTCTAAGTGAaagcttggacgttacccagcAGAATGAGCATTCGCTCATCACTTGGGCGAGTGTACTTTCATACCGGTTGACGTCCAAGCCACTAACTCTTCGGTTAAGctttaaaaactggcctcCGGCCTGTGTTATTaatagggccggccaaaacttgcagataaatatggtatttattgacaccaaatttgcataaaaaatcaaccgaacttgcacaaaaattcgcaaataaactttccaaaacatagacGTCAACACGATCTGGGGGTCTGTGAGGGCCATTTTTGCATTCCATATCAGACAACATGTAGCTGAATAGGAAAATTATATCTTCTAGcacctggatttgaaggtgctctccctatgtagcagattcttgccttgtctaTGGTGCCTCCTCCCCTCCTCAGTAAGGCCCGGAAATAAAATTCTTTGTtgtgagggccaaataatcacaaaaatattttttgaaagcgctgaataactttttccacaggaaaaaaatgcttaaacgcaaagatataagcctgaaagacaagaaagaaaagcaagaaagacACATACAAAGACAGCATGAAACtaagtttgcaaaagtttgaatacCACATAtttcaatgcatttcattatttcaaaatcttagaaaTCAAATGCCCtcaaagttgtctcctaacttaaacctccaaattaataccctaaaccatgcaggcttctagatcaaatttagTTCCTCtgggtgaagagacctctaaaatgcaaatatttttgtatttgctcttttgtgtgtaaagtattgagattctagttgcattCTCAGAAAAGCTATAGTTTTGCCAGCAgacaatgcagtatttaaaggaggtgtaGAAGTATTCtttacaatacatcttcaaaaatatccataagcattttcctcaaccaggttttaataGACATTTACAATGAATGCAAAGGTTAGCAATTTTGAGCCCTCGAAAAAATAATGAGCCTTAATTTGACCTTCTCTCAGTCTCAGTAGACCATTCGGACGGATCCCGTGAGGAGTGATTGGCTCCAATGATATCGATATTGAATAAGGTCAAACTGAGGAAGCTTGAGGATAAAAGCGCTCAACAAGATGTCTTTCAAACAAAGGAGTTACCCCtcaagataaagaaagtcaaagctcacaaaaaccaccttttggatgagaaatgtgctttgtattttgtatttgtatttagGTCCCAAAGGcttgaatatgttttgttACAATATTATTGATTGATGCAGCGTGGCTAAAAAACTCAAGACAATACTCAAGTTTGCTCTTGATGAGAGCATTATATAATACTAGTCGGATATTCGGGGGCAAAGCGGTTTTTGACATAGATAAGGTGAACAAGGTCTGCCTTACGCCTTTACACTCTTTACACATACGAGAGGGTGTATCGTCCACAACATACCACTTGGCTGCCAGTGTGATGCTGCCCCAAGTTATATCCGCTACACTTACTCCCAAAGGCAAGATTGGCTCGGACGAGGCTCCATAAGGCTTGATGCGAACCTTTGTCGATTTTAAGCGAGTCAGAAGGGATTTGGGAGCGAGTCTCCGAGGGACAACGTTAATTTGTGCTCCGGAATCGGCGACGCCCGAGAGGTGGGTCCCGTCAAGGATGAAGTGTACCCGAGGATTTGTGGTATGATGCTTGGGAGTGGCATTTGCCATGAAGACGTGAAGGTAATGAGCATCCTCCCCTGAAGAAAGTCCTTCATTATCGCAGACCGGAGTTTCTTCGTTTCCATTGCTTGTAGCAagaatatttttagaagttttAGATCGAGGCTTTGATTGAACTTTTGCATGTTGGTTTCCTTTCCCACTTTGGAATTCAGTGTTGGACTGTTGTGAGCTCAAACACACAATTGCCAAATGGCCTCTCTTCTTGCATAATGAGCAGACCTTGTCTATTGCTGGACATTGCCCTAGAGAGTGCCTCGTGCGAGAACCACACCTCAGACACACATTTGTCTTGGGTCGAAAGCCAGCCTTTCGAACAGAATTCTTTGAGTATGGTCCCGACAGTCTCATTACGGTTTCTGTGTCCGCGAGGAAAGTGGATCCCGCGTTCATAACGGAATTGGACGCAACCGCCGAATCCTCGAAGAGAGTTGGCGACCACCTCGTCAAAGGCCCAGTTCTTTTGGATAGTAGCGTCGCGGAGGGTGCGATCCGAGGTACCCAAAACCAGCTGGATTTTGGCAGCTAGCTTCACTGGGTCCCCCTCGTTGAAATCCCCCTGATCGAATCCGCAGAGAGCAGCCTGCCTCTTGCATCTGTCTGCAAACCTGGGGATTGATTCCCCCGGCTCCTGACTGAGTGCGCGGAGTTGGATGATAGATTGCCAGCGAGAGGACTTCAGTTGGTAATGTTGCCGTAGGGATTGAACAATAACATCGAAGGTGCTGGCACCATCAGTTCGAGCGTTCGGGCAAATGGACTCAATGTCATCCAGACCACTCTCGCCAATGAACCAGAGAAGCTTTTTTTTCNCTTTGCCTTGTTGAATGTTTTGAGAGCAGGGGCGTCGTTTGGAAGGGGTTTGTCAAGAATATGATCACAGAATATTTCGAAACGGTTCATCCATTTCTCGAATGCTGATGCGACATCAGTCCCATGGTCGCTGGAGTTGAAGGGCAAGGGGCCATTTGAAGGCAGGGGGTCCATCGGAAATGCTTGGGTTCGTAGTCACGTCCCGTTCGCCAGTAAAACAACGGTAGTTGGAATGCGAATGAACCTATTTATTAAAACGAACATATGGttagaaataaaacaatggaTCTAATGCTCGGCGTTTGGTCTTACCCCCAGCCTTGTAGGGGATCGTTGGATCAACTAACTGCCTTTATGATTGACGACTTACAGAAATGGAGAACGCGTTTATTGCTTCGTGCTAATCATTTGTTGGTAGGCAGTTGGCAGTTGGTCGGATGTATCAGAAGGGTCACGTTTTAGAGTTGTGTAAAGGCGTAAGGCAGACCTTGTTCACCTTATCTATGTCGAAAAACGCTTTGCCCCCGAATATCCGACTAGTATTATATAATGCTCTCATCAAGAGCAAACTTGAGTATTGTCTTGAGTTTTTTAGCCACGCTGCATCAATCAATAAATTGCTTACACTACAGAAGAAGGCATTGAGGTGGATAGTCATGGCAAAGAGAAAAGCTCACGAGGGGTGCTTACTTCAAAAAACTTAATGTTCTCAAAGTTACCGACATGGGCATAGCCCAGCGGTTAAGTTATGTATTTCGCTGCCAGCAGAACCTAATTCCCAAGAGTGTGAGCAATTTCAACTTTAAGATGCAAAGGGGAGGAGGTTTTTATGTATCACCAAATTTCCTGGACTGCCATTTCTTTCTGTCCATATTGGTGAACACCACTATCTggtttcagcattgaaagaTTCCGGATCTAATGCTACAGTGGTTCGCAAAGATCTTCTCCCTTTTCTCTCTCGTCCCAGTTATCAACCGCATTGGTTTCCAAACCCTCGCACGTTTCAATGTGCAGCTGCCAATTCTTCCGGGGCTATCACGGGGTCCGTTTTCTTGCGCCTTACGTTCCATGGTAGTAAAGAAGAGGCTATATTATTCTATCAACCGTGCCTTATAGCTACCGATTTGGCTAAGCCTCTCATTATATGAAATGATATTCTCGGAAGCACTTACAAACTGTATGAGACGCCCGACACTTTAGTTTTTAATCGCTCAGTTTTCGTCGAAACTCCGGTGACGAGAAATGAGGGTAATTCACACCAGTTTTCCGTGGAATTTCCAATTCCCTTTATCCAATCGAACCGCGACGGTGGCCAATTGACAAGTGTTGATGACATTGTCATTCACCGCAATACTGGGACCAGAATCCTTTGTTATCTTCAAGTGGACGATGGCTATGCCGAACTCTCTCCATCTACTCTATACACCATGGAGGTGCATCCTGTCTTTTCTAGCGTCTTAATTTCCCCTCCAGTATATAATGATTCCGCTGATGTGACTGTCATTGACGGTAAAAGACTCTTCAAGTGCTACTTAGCTCCTCATCCAGAGGAGGATCGATTTATTTGCATTCCAAGAGATTCGGTAGTGGCAACCATCAAGGAGTGCCCCcactttgcaaaaaaagaggcATTGATCGATTTTGAGGACCAATCTTGGAGGGTCATGACTCAAAACTTAATGGCACAGAATCTCTATTTATCCTTCAACAAACTTTtacccccccccaaaaataagaaaaaaaaacgaaaaaggacCTCACTCTATTTCAAGTTGTTGCCAAGACACTTTATTGTCGCTTTTGATGGCATAATtggaatgaatatttttttttcaatattttgttgaAGATTTATGTCAAAGCTAAAGGTAGAAAATATTGTCACGGTcaaagatcgaacgtcttctagcgaggtttcagagagctttcctctccactacttcCATACTCCATGGTTGAGCAAAACTTTGCCCGCTCAGACAGTACGagaggagaatcagttccgttgatttaaagacttgatacttgaaatgcaaagATTGGACTTGAGAGTcagcaatcaaaaatattttgaatgagatgtttgccttggtgtctctgttttgattctaaatcatgatcgccgtgatagagaccatgctattgctaataaatgtaaaaaaaactcgtttcggcccaaacttgtcccagCAGCTGCAACCAGGCCAAACCGCCCATGTCGGATTTTTACTGCCAGCGctaagaaaagaaaggaaatgactaaacctccaaatgcATTCCTCATTGCTACACATTTACAGTaggtaagttttaagcgatgCTGCAAACTGTTTACAGGTTTTTCTACatgcttcaaaaaaagtgacccattttcatttcgttttggGGCATTGAAAAAgtatattatatttcttggccatAAAGCATTTTGCagtttgcattttgcaattatGCAATCTTTGGAAGGGTAATAATATCATAGCGTGTGCGTGCtggattttgatccaattcgatttcaattgaaatcgCAACTAAGATTACTCCTAACATGTGTTCATTAcagttttcaattatttttcttcttgcagGTTTTACGTGGACAAAGGTGCTA
This Tigriopus californicus strain San Diego chromosome 12, Tcal_SD_v2.1, whole genome shotgun sequence DNA region includes the following protein-coding sequences:
- the LOC131892104 gene encoding DNA translocase FtsK-like — encoded protein: MLALTCMLLLSSGVLAQENFQYRYQPKEGEFNYQFQQNPELLALEPPQIQASADNAAQATLKVAELLKKVDLKELAELFGADPSAIPDNNFDAVISQIEGSANLIQRGAPALSNIIEKVKARFPTPEAPVAPVPEAAQRQFAPVPAQQYQQQQQQFAPVYGYQQQQPQQQAQQPYLYYGFRQA